A window of Coturnix japonica isolate 7356 chromosome 2, Coturnix japonica 2.1, whole genome shotgun sequence contains these coding sequences:
- the LOC116653002 gene encoding syncytin-A-like: MWPWNQSFWGLRAALVVLVWLRCCGAFWAPPQPKENIWVTLANKMGQDAICLALSSPGNPFSTCLVGIPLDTPPCPEGVPPCQSNNTKGYADNWDAYIPHFPIAPLEPQELEILGSVKADWCIYFNWTGIYQVGPDRSSMKPRSVNSSLLVYRNQSVWCNYTSTSISVSSNSPITLPYGVFLICGDRAWAGVPSKIVGGPCTLGRLTLLTPNTSMILQIHRQHSRVKRVTHAFTPDCRDGVQFWSTTGRIFASVLSANVSAAKALAMLNGLGCWLAKQTNATSEALSQLLMDVDSVRHATLQNRAAIDFLLLAQGHGCEEFEGMCCMNLSDHSVSIHKQLQTLHTLTNHLQVNSGFGLDDWLKGLGLGPWLTSLLQHLITIGLVLMAIILIVPCLFKCLQNALVRMVDSKYNASLVVQKENGGSVESVYAEWLREKGHDEIPLVKL, from the coding sequence ATGTGGCCTTGGAATCAGAGCTTTTGGggcctgagagcagccctggtgGTACTGGTTTGGCTGCGATGCTGTGGTGCATTTTGGGCCCCTCCGCAACCTAAGGAAAATATCTGGGTTACGCTAGCTAATAAGATGGGCCAAGATGCCATATGCTTAGCATTATCATCTCCTGGCAACCCTTTTTCCACCTGCTTGGTAGGCATACCCTTGGACACTCCTCCATGTCCAGAAGGTGTCCCGCCTTGTCAATCAAATAATACAAAGGGCTATGCGGACAATTGGGACGCGTACATACCCCATTTTCCCATAGCCCCCCTAGAACCACAAGAGTTGGAAATTCTAGGATCGGTAAAGGCCGATTGgtgcatatattttaattggACCGGCATTTATCAAGTTGGACCTGACAGATCAAGCATGAAACCAAGAAGTGTAAATTCTAGCCTGCTCGTATATAGAAATCAATCAGTATGGTGTAACTATACAAGCACCAGTATATCTGTCTCATCTAACAGCCCTATAACACTGCCCTATGGAGTGTTCTTGATATGTGGAGATCGGGCTTGGGCAGGAGTCCCCTCTAAGATAGTAGGAGGACCATGTACATTAGGCCGTTTAACACTGCTTACTCCTAATACTTCCATGATCCTCCAGATTCACAGACAGCACTCCAGGGTGAAAAGGGTGACTCATGCCTTTACCCCAGACTGTAGAGATGGGGTACAATTTTGGTCTACAACAGGAAGAATATTTGCCTCTGTTTTATCAGCTAATGTGTCGGCTGCTAAAGCATTAGCCATGCTAAACGGTTTGGGCTGCTGGCTAGCAAAACAAACGAATGCCACCTCAGAGGCATTATCTCAACTACTGATGGATGTGGATTCAGTAAGGCACGCTACACTCCAGAATAGAGCAGCAATTGATTTCCTGTTATTAGCACAGGGGCATGGGTGTGAGGAGTTCGAAGGCATGTGCTGCATGAATTTGTCAGACCACTCAGTATCTATACATAAGCAGCTACAAACACTGCACACGTTAACCAACCATTTGCAAGTAAATTCCGGCTTTGGTCTTGACGACTGGCTTAAAGGCTTAGGTTTAGGCCCCTGGCTCACTTCTCTGCTACAGCACTTGATTACAATTGGCCTAGTACTGATGGCCATCATATTAATAGTTCCCTGCCTCTTTAAATGCTTGCAAAATGCACTAGTGAGAATGGTTGACTCAAAATACAATGCCTCCTTAGTTGTTCAAAAAGAAAACGGGGGAAGTGtggagagtgtttatgcagaatggcttcGTGAGAAAGGACATGATGAAATTCCATTAGTTAAATTGTAA